In the genome of Halapricum salinum, one region contains:
- the flaJ gene encoding archaellar assembly protein FlaJ yields MATKDSASADLSLSSTFAGLLDSYRRMDIPLQRYLLTILLPAVVFFFVTILAALFLDLPAVATVPMPLLGVLMLVTAVFYPKIQLSQRKRELNNRFHLMVTHMTVLSTTKIDRMEVFRALAEEDEYGELATELGRIVELVDTWNQSLDDALRRRAKQVPSDTLSDFFDRLAYNLGAGQALEDYLVSEQDMIIENYTTVYEGTLGNLNVMKDLYLSMILSMTFALVFAVVLPVLTGTNPTMTVSAVILLFIFVQTGFYIAIRSIAPHDPVWFHPEEYPSPVDGRLNKMFAIGIGLSLLLAFITYGGRMGISPITLDMITPFWSPPPLPLYAAVPITPLLIPGLVIRAEEQRIQGRDEEFPSFIRGLGATEGAKQSTTSTVLKTLRKKDFGPLTPEIDNLYKRLNMRIEPASAWRHFTAECRSYLIQTFSEMYLVGRGMGGDPKQLGELIAENMNQVLQLRQQRRQETTTLIGLLYGITAASTFAFFIGLQVVNLLTELSLDLASSSEFNVASLINTSVYNIPFIEFLLIIIVVFNGLLSALMIRTLDGGHKMNSYMHFVILTWLGALTAIFTKWMVTQFLGI; encoded by the coding sequence GAAAGACTCTGCGTCGGCGGACCTCTCGCTGTCGAGCACCTTCGCAGGACTGCTCGATTCGTACCGGCGGATGGACATCCCGCTGCAGCGGTACCTCCTGACGATCCTGTTGCCGGCGGTCGTGTTTTTCTTCGTGACGATCCTGGCCGCGCTGTTTCTGGACCTCCCCGCGGTGGCGACGGTCCCGATGCCCCTGCTCGGTGTGTTGATGCTCGTGACCGCGGTGTTCTACCCCAAGATCCAGCTCTCCCAGCGCAAGCGCGAACTCAACAACCGTTTTCACCTGATGGTCACGCACATGACCGTCCTCTCGACGACGAAGATCGACAGGATGGAAGTCTTTCGCGCACTCGCAGAGGAAGACGAGTACGGGGAACTCGCCACCGAGCTGGGTCGGATCGTCGAACTGGTCGACACATGGAACCAGAGCCTCGACGACGCGCTGCGCCGTCGCGCCAAGCAGGTGCCCAGCGACACGCTCTCTGATTTCTTCGATCGGCTGGCGTACAACCTCGGGGCCGGACAGGCCCTGGAGGACTACCTCGTCAGCGAGCAGGACATGATAATCGAGAACTACACGACAGTCTACGAGGGGACCCTGGGGAACCTGAACGTCATGAAGGACCTCTACCTGTCGATGATCCTCTCGATGACGTTCGCGCTGGTGTTCGCGGTCGTCCTCCCGGTGCTGACTGGGACGAACCCGACGATGACCGTCAGCGCCGTCATCCTCCTCTTTATCTTCGTGCAGACGGGGTTCTACATCGCCATCCGCTCGATCGCCCCTCACGACCCGGTCTGGTTCCATCCCGAGGAGTACCCGTCGCCGGTCGACGGTCGGCTCAACAAGATGTTCGCGATCGGGATCGGGCTGTCGCTCCTGCTGGCGTTTATCACCTACGGCGGCCGGATGGGAATCAGCCCCATAACACTCGACATGATCACGCCGTTCTGGTCGCCGCCACCGTTGCCGCTGTACGCCGCGGTCCCGATCACGCCGCTTCTCATCCCGGGGCTGGTGATCCGGGCCGAAGAACAGCGGATCCAGGGCCGCGACGAGGAGTTCCCCAGTTTCATCCGCGGACTCGGTGCCACCGAGGGCGCAAAGCAGTCGACGACCTCGACGGTCCTGAAGACACTCCGCAAGAAGGACTTCGGCCCGCTCACGCCCGAGATTGACAACCTCTACAAGCGGTTGAACATGCGAATCGAACCCGCCAGCGCGTGGCGACACTTTACTGCGGAGTGTCGGTCCTACCTCATCCAGACGTTCTCGGAGATGTACCTCGTCGGGCGCGGGATGGGCGGCGACCCCAAGCAACTCGGTGAGTTGATCGCCGAGAACATGAACCAGGTGCTACAGTTGCGCCAGCAGCGCAGACAGGAGACGACGACCCTGATCGGCCTCCTCTATGGGATCACCGCCGCCTCGACCTTCGCCTTTTTCATCGGGCTGCAGGTCGTCAACCTCCTGACCGAGCTGAGCCTCGATCTCGCCAGCAGCAGCGAGTTCAACGTCGCTTCACTGATCAACACCAGCGTCTACAACATTCCGTTCATCGAGTTCCTGCTGATCATCATCGTCGTCTTCAACGGGTTGCTGTCGGCGCTGATGATCCGCACCCTCGACGGCGGCCACAAAATGAACTCCTACATGCACTTCGTCATCCTGACGTGGCTCGGTGCGCTGACCGCCATCTTCACCAAGTGGATGGTCACGCAGTTCCTCGGGATCTGA
- a CDS encoding HVO_2753 family zinc finger protein yields the protein MSESQQKRRQKCISCGINISGTNAAAFKCPDCGHQIYRCAKCRKQSNLYECPDCGFTGP from the coding sequence ATGAGCGAGAGCCAACAGAAGCGGCGGCAAAAGTGCATCTCCTGTGGGATCAACATCTCCGGGACCAACGCCGCTGCGTTCAAGTGCCCCGACTGCGGGCACCAGATCTACCGCTGTGCGAAGTGCCGCAAGCAGAGCAACCTCTATGAGTGCCCCGACTGCGGGTTCACCGGACCATAA
- a CDS encoding elongation factor 1-beta: MGKVAAKIKVMPNSPDVDLDALQDRLEAALPEGAKINGFERDDVAFGLVALLPTVIVPDESGGTEAVEEAFGEVEGVESVSVENVGRV, from the coding sequence ATGGGAAAAGTCGCTGCCAAGATCAAGGTCATGCCGAACAGCCCGGACGTCGACCTGGACGCCCTCCAGGACCGTCTCGAAGCAGCCCTCCCCGAGGGCGCGAAGATCAACGGTTTCGAGCGTGACGACGTGGCTTTCGGCCTCGTCGCACTGCTTCCGACCGTGATCGTCCCCGACGAATCCGGCGGCACCGAAGCCGTCGAAGAGGCCTTCGGCGAGGTCGAGGGCGTCGAGAGCGTCTCCGTCGAGAACGTCGGCCGCGTCTGA
- a CDS encoding 50S ribosomal protein L21e translates to MPSSNGPLKGTRNKLKNDPRDRGTSPPQRAVQQFEAGDTVHLAIDPSVNEGRFHPRFNGHTGTVAGSQGKAYKVEITDDGVEKTLIVKPAHLRRQE, encoded by the coding sequence ATGCCCAGTTCGAACGGTCCGCTCAAGGGAACACGCAACAAGCTCAAAAACGACCCCCGCGACCGGGGGACCTCGCCGCCACAGCGCGCCGTCCAGCAGTTCGAGGCGGGCGACACCGTCCACCTCGCGATCGACCCCAGCGTCAACGAGGGTCGCTTCCACCCGCGCTTCAACGGCCACACCGGCACCGTCGCCGGTAGCCAGGGCAAGGCCTACAAGGTCGAGATCACGGACGACGGCGTCGAGAAGACGCTGATCGTCAAGCCTGCGCACCTCCGACGACAGGAATGA
- a CDS encoding RNA polymerase Rpb4 family protein, whose amino-acid sequence MTIFKEIVDEEYLTLAEAKEHLEDIERERALDEDREMRYELTRAVEHVNRFAVLDVEESEEFVAELQELEKIDEATAYKIANLLPQDRDELRAVFAQERYSLSGEELDDVLNVVAKYV is encoded by the coding sequence ATGACGATCTTCAAAGAGATCGTCGACGAGGAGTACCTGACCCTCGCGGAGGCGAAGGAGCACCTCGAAGACATCGAACGCGAGCGCGCACTCGACGAGGATCGCGAGATGCGCTACGAGCTCACGCGGGCCGTCGAGCACGTCAACCGCTTCGCGGTGTTAGACGTCGAAGAGTCCGAGGAGTTCGTCGCCGAACTCCAGGAGCTGGAAAAGATCGACGAGGCGACCGCCTACAAGATCGCCAACCTCCTGCCGCAGGATCGAGACGAACTCCGTGCCGTCTTCGCCCAGGAGCGGTACTCGCTGTCTGGCGAGGAACTCGACGACGTGCTCAACGTCGTCGCGAAGTACGTCTGA
- a CDS encoding RimK family alpha-L-glutamate ligase, which produces MTAPRPVTVGVLSLHNSKETKAICNAVEALGHDPAWLRRENLVVDVTDGEVTLQPDVDVVVNRLLLSKSTEPCEELGLANTLARLRPTLNEPAATLTAMHKVTTAAALSDAAVPVPDALLALESERLNAWLTDADTEAVYKTAIGTNGGGTWKVGPGDRVNARVGNRYAFLQSLVERDPDARARDLRVYVVDDTVVGAMYRYAPENDWRTNVALGGEVVDATDDVPDSVLEIARRATDAVELDYAGVDLVESEDGWLVLEVNPTAGFKGLYEATGHSPAPYIAAHAIERGGGTIDEDRVAELAAVLDDSVPDCRPSTVTASTREPQTIGYIEEVIVSGTSGSKTVLAKSDTGATRTSIDTGLAADIGAGPIKSITKVKSGSRKASKSRPVVDLVVAVGGSRHTVTASVEDRSHMQYPVLLGRDILQNYRVDVSRRVDVDGEDEDNEEEESAEE; this is translated from the coding sequence ATGACCGCACCGAGGCCCGTCACCGTGGGTGTCCTGAGCCTTCACAACAGCAAGGAGACCAAGGCCATCTGCAACGCCGTCGAGGCACTGGGCCACGATCCCGCGTGGCTCCGCCGGGAGAATCTCGTCGTCGACGTCACCGACGGCGAGGTGACTCTCCAGCCTGACGTCGACGTCGTCGTCAATCGCCTGTTGCTTTCGAAGTCGACCGAACCCTGCGAGGAACTCGGGCTGGCGAACACGCTCGCCCGCCTGCGGCCGACGCTGAACGAACCCGCCGCCACGCTGACCGCGATGCACAAGGTCACGACGGCCGCAGCGCTGTCAGACGCAGCCGTCCCCGTCCCCGACGCGCTGCTGGCCCTGGAGTCCGAACGCCTCAACGCCTGGCTGACCGACGCAGACACCGAGGCCGTCTACAAGACTGCCATCGGAACCAACGGCGGCGGCACCTGGAAGGTCGGTCCCGGTGACCGCGTCAACGCCCGGGTCGGCAACCGCTACGCGTTCCTCCAGTCGCTCGTCGAGCGCGACCCCGACGCGCGGGCTCGTGACCTCCGGGTGTACGTCGTCGACGACACGGTTGTCGGCGCGATGTATCGCTACGCCCCCGAGAACGACTGGCGGACCAACGTCGCCCTCGGCGGTGAGGTCGTCGACGCCACCGACGACGTCCCCGACTCGGTGCTGGAGATCGCGCGCCGGGCGACCGACGCCGTCGAACTGGACTACGCCGGCGTCGACCTCGTCGAGAGCGAGGACGGCTGGCTCGTCCTCGAAGTCAATCCGACGGCGGGATTCAAGGGTCTCTACGAGGCGACCGGGCACAGCCCCGCGCCCTACATCGCCGCGCACGCGATCGAGCGGGGCGGTGGCACGATCGACGAGGATCGAGTCGCGGAACTGGCCGCGGTACTGGACGACTCGGTGCCCGACTGCCGGCCCAGCACCGTCACGGCCAGCACCCGAGAGCCACAGACCATCGGCTACATCGAGGAAGTCATCGTCAGCGGCACGAGCGGCTCGAAGACCGTTCTGGCGAAATCCGACACCGGCGCGACCCGGACCAGCATCGACACCGGACTGGCCGCCGACATCGGTGCTGGCCCGATCAAGTCGATCACGAAGGTCAAATCCGGCAGCCGCAAGGCCTCCAAGAGCCGGCCGGTCGTCGATCTGGTCGTCGCCGTCGGCGGGAGCCGCCACACCGTCACCGCCAGCGTCGAAGACCGTAGTCACATGCAGTACCCCGTCCTGCTCGGCCGGGATATCCTCCAGAACTATCGCGTCGACGTCTCTCGCCGGGTCGACGTCGACGGCGAAGACGAGGACAACGAGGAAGAAGAGAGCGCCGAGGAGTGA